The genomic region ACTGTCGGTGGCGCCGTCGACACTGGACGTCATGGACCTCCTGATCGGCCTCGGTGTCGGACTCGTGCTCGGCCTGGCTCTCGGCATGCTGCTCGTGCAGGCCCGGGCCGCGTCCGCCGCGGCCACCGCCGCTGCCCTGCGCGACCAGGTCGAGGTGCTGCGGGCGCAGCAGCAGGCCGGTGCCCGCGCCGACGGCGAGGAGAGCCTGGTGCTGCAGGCGCTGGCCCCGGTCAACGAGACCCTGCGCACGATGCAGAAGACCGTCAGCGACCTCGAGCAGCAGCGGCACGCCCAGCACGGCCAGCTCGCCGAGCAGCTGCGGCACACGCAGGCCACCGCCGAGCGGTCGAGGGAGGCTGCCGAGGCGCTCGCGTCCGCCATGAGCAACAACGCGGTACGCGGGGTGTGGGGCGAGACCCAGCTGCGCACGCTCGTCGAGTCCGCGGGCCTGCTGCACCGGGTCGACTTCGACACCCAGGCCACGATCACCGCCGAGAGCGGCCGGCGGCGTCCCGACATGGTGCTGCGGCTGCCCGGCGGGAAGTCCATGGCAGTCGACGCCAAGGTGCCGCTCACGGCCTTCCTGGAGTCCGCCTCGGCCACCGGTGCCGAGCGCGACCGTCTGCTGGCCGAGCACGCGCGTGCCGTGCGGGCCCACGTCGACGCACTCGCTGCGAAGCAGTACTGGACCGGCCTCGACACCAGCCCGGAGTTCACGATCGCCTTCATCCCGAGCGAGCCGGTGCTCGCGGCGGCGCTCGAGCAGGATCCGTCGCTGCTCGACCACGCGTTCGCGCGGCGCATCGTGCTGGCGTCGCCCGTCAGCCTCTGGGCCGTCATCAAGACCGTCGCGCTCACGTGGCAGCAGCAGGCGCTCAGCGACGACGCCCGCCAGCTGCTCGTGCTGGG from Aeromicrobium sp. Sec7.5 harbors:
- a CDS encoding DNA recombination protein RmuC yields the protein MDLLIGLGVGLVLGLALGMLLVQARAASAAATAAALRDQVEVLRAQQQAGARADGEESLVLQALAPVNETLRTMQKTVSDLEQQRHAQHGQLAEQLRHTQATAERSREAAEALASAMSNNAVRGVWGETQLRTLVESAGLLHRVDFDTQATITAESGRRRPDMVLRLPGGKSMAVDAKVPLTAFLESASATGAERDRLLAEHARAVRAHVDALAAKQYWTGLDTSPEFTIAFIPSEPVLAAALEQDPSLLDHAFARRIVLASPVSLWAVIKTVALTWQQQALSDDARQLLVLGKELYGRLALLGERADTLRRSLSRTVESYNAFAGTLESRVLVTARKLDALDESTVIGTPGMVEVEPKALAQPELAPEVEPLTR